Below is a window of Tolypothrix bouteillei VB521301 DNA.
TAGAGATTGAGCATTGCCTAGATAATCGCTAATACAGTATGTATGCTAGCAAACGCTGCCAGTGTCCAAGGTAACGGTGAAAGCATAGCGAGTACAGATTGAGCATCGCCTAGATAATTGCTAATATTGATTTGTGGCAAACGATTTTTACTATTTTTTTGCTAAAATGCAAAGACTTTAATAAAGTTGAAATTAAATTTTTCTTTGATTTGGTGGCATTGCTATATCTAAGAACGCCAATGAAGGAGATTTGTCAGAGAAAATTGCACAATTACAACAAGCAATTCTTCTCAATCCCAATGATGTCGAGACTCACTACAATTTAGGAGTATTTTTGAAGCGGTAAGGTGAAATAGACTTAGCCATAGCTGACCGGATAGAAGCGATTCTTAAATAGTAGCAACCAACCAAAAATCGCTACAGCAAACTAAGCGGAAAACTAGGGATTGAAATGGGGAAAATCAATGATTGGATCTGAAATAAATGCTGTAATCACACCAGAAAGAATCGAATTGCCTCCTGGTGCTGTTGTAAGACTATTGGGAGACTGGCAAGACTACATGAAGCTGCAAAGACAGTTAGACTCGCGCACTGTACCTCGCATTAAATACCGATTGGGAGAGATTTGGCTGATGGCACCGCTACCAAAACATGGAAGAGATGCGAGCTTGCTGGCAGATATTGCCAAGGTTTTGCTCGATCGCGTGGGGCAAAGATACGACTCATTTACTCCCATCACCATGAGCTTGCCAGAAATCAGTGGGATTGAACCTGAGTGTTGCTTTTATATTCAAAATTGGAGAGCCGTAGTAGGTAAAAACCGTATCGACTGGCAGAATGACCCTCCTCCCGATTTGGTAATTGAAGTAGACATTACCAGCTATACAGATATTAATGATTATTTACCTTATCGAGTGCCAGAGGTTTGGCTGCTGAAGAATAACGAATTATTCATTTACAGATTGCAGGGGGAAATTTACGTAATTGCGGAAAGTAGCTATTTTCCTAACGTTTCAGAAATTGTACAGCAATGTCTTCTCATTGCGAGTGAAGAGACAACAAGTGAGGCAATAAGGTGGTTGAAAAAATTGTTGCAGTCTCAGGAATAATAGAAATCAAACCAATGCTTGAAAGCACGAAAATTCATTTATTTTAACAAACAGATGCGCTGTATGATGACGCAAGAGGTTGTAGAAAAAATATGAACCCTATTCTCCTGAGTCACTGGCTGCCAATCTGCGATCGAGCACAGCTAGCCTACATTCCTGCAACCATTGGTCCAAAAGTCAAAATTGATGAAATTTATCGTTTCTTAGAGGGATTGGGAGACACGCCAACTCTAGATCGAGCGTACTTATGGTTGCGTCAACACTATCAGCCACGCCACACAATATGGCGTTGGGATTGTTGCAGTACCGAAACGCTCAAGTCAACAATGGCTCAGAGCTACCCAAGGACTTTGCCAACGTTAGAATTTGAGTTTGATGAACCCCGATTTATTGCTGTGTTAGAGCAACTGGAGCGATCGCAAGAAACTAGCGTCTGTGTTTTGCTCAGACCATGGGTTAAAGCCAAACTTGAAGCAAACTACCCGGTTGAATTCAGAGCTTTTGCGTTTGGAGAAGGGATTGCTGTGTCCAGTTACTACGCTCGCCGTCCCTTACCAGCTGCTTATCGGGAAACAGCTCTTCAAGTGCGTCGCTTGACCGAGCAACTAGCTGCTCATACGCCGATCCCCAGTTTCTCTGCTGATTTTTTGCTTGCGGAAGATGGGAATTTATTGTTTTTAGAGGGCGGTCTTGGCTTTACTCGTGGAGGATTAGTAAATCCCTGTTGTTTTCATGGTGAACCGAAGCCAGGGGCGATCGCGTTATCCTTTGAAAGCTATGGTTTGCAGTCATGACTCTTACCTCTACTTCACAAAAACTGCACCGTTTTGCTAGGTTATTTGAGTATCTAGTGAATTGGCATTGCCAATAATTCTTACATGACGATCGGTCTTAAGAACATCAAAGCGCAGCAACATACTGTTGTACAGAAAATTTTTGACCTAGCCTCAAGCCCAACGCCAAATGCTGCTCAGATGCAGGAACTGCTTCAAACTTTGATGAAAATCGTAACGACAATAGAAAAGATTTGCTCCGATCGACAAACAACCCCAGCAAACCTCACAAGTTCTTCCCGTCAAATCTACTCGTGGATGAAGTTTTTAACCGATGAACGAAACCTGCAACTCCACGTACAAGCAACCCATCGGTTGCAGCACATTGCTCAACAAACATATAGCGCACGCGGTCGGGATTCGATTAAAGTCATTGTTGAGATAACCAATTTGGCAGGGTTGTACAGAAGCAAAATAGGAGAATACTTTGCTACTCTGATTGTCAGTGAAGGATTTATCAATGCACCAGATGAGGTTTTACAAGTTTTGGTGCAAGCAGCTTTGTTTGGTAACAGTCGTAACACAACACGAGCGATGAAGGATTTTGCTAGTTCTGAAGAATACAGTGATATTCTGATGGAGCTAGATTTGATTGTGGAAGCGATCGCAGAAACTCCTACGGGAACACACTACAATCTAGATAAATTATTTGACAAAATCAATGAGGAGTATTTTGCTGCCAAGCTTGTCAAACCACGTTTAACTTGGAGCAAAATTCATACCTACAGGAAGTTTGCTCATTACGAACCCGCGAGAGATAGAGTAGTCATGAGTATAACCCTAGATGACGATCGCATTCCTGAATTTGTCGTCGAGTTTGTCTTGTATCACGAATTGCTGCACAAGTACCACGGGACAAAACTCGTTAACGGTAGGCGCATGGTTCACACATCAGAGTTTCGCACGAGCGAACGCAAGTTTAGATTGTACCAAGAAGCTGAGGAATGGCTGAAGAAGATTGCGTCAATTGCCACCTAAGATACCCGACTTTTTCAAAACGGGTATTTATAAATATTCAAGCGATCGTGCGATCGTCTCAATTCGCATTTGCTACCCTAGATATGGATAGTTTGGCACTGCTAGTAGCGAACGCAATAACGTAAAAATCTCTCTGGCAGAGCTTATGTATAAACAGTAACATAAAAATAGCGTTATGACAAATTTTGATAGCAGGGCAAGACGTACTTACAGCCAGGAAGATGTTCAGAAAATACTCAATTTAGCGATCGCTCGTCAAGCGGATGACAAAGAGAAAGAATTTTCCTACGAACAACTGCAAGAAATTGCGTCTGAGTTAGAAATTTCTCCTGATTCTTTGCAACAAGCTGAACGCGACTGGTTAGATGCACAAGGGGAAATGCAACAAAGACAAGCCTTTAACCTCCACCGTCAAGGAAAATTTAAAAAGCGTTTTGGCAATTATGCAATTCTTAATATTTTTTTCATATCCTTGGATCTGATAAGTGTTCCAGGGCTTTCTTGGTCTTTGTATATTTTACTGGGCTGCGGGCTAGCTGTGGGACTGGACGCTTGGAATACCTTTCTAGCTCAAGGTGAAGAATACGAAAAAGCTTTCCAACGGTGGCGTCGCAACCACCAAGTGAAAAAATTCTTTAATTCAGTTGTTAATAGGTGGTTGAGGGCGGTTAGTAGCTGATACACTGTTTTATAAAGCTGCTTTAACATACTCCGATTGAGATTTTGCTTCTACCTAGAGTAGAAAAAGCAGCATTGCATTTCATTATTGGATGGATTGGATTGCTAAAGTTCAAACAGTTCAAATCCCCAATCCCCAATCGATATTACCAACTCGCTACAGCTTCCTTAACGGCGTCTTGTGCTTTTGCCAAAGA
It encodes the following:
- a CDS encoding tetratricopeptide repeat protein; translation: MSEKIAQLQQAILLNPNDVETHYNLGVFLKR
- a CDS encoding Uma2 family endonuclease, translating into MIGSEINAVITPERIELPPGAVVRLLGDWQDYMKLQRQLDSRTVPRIKYRLGEIWLMAPLPKHGRDASLLADIAKVLLDRVGQRYDSFTPITMSLPEISGIEPECCFYIQNWRAVVGKNRIDWQNDPPPDLVIEVDITSYTDINDYLPYRVPEVWLLKNNELFIYRLQGEIYVIAESSYFPNVSEIVQQCLLIASEETTSEAIRWLKKLLQSQE
- a CDS encoding SprT-like family protein, with the translated sequence MTIGLKNIKAQQHTVVQKIFDLASSPTPNAAQMQELLQTLMKIVTTIEKICSDRQTTPANLTSSSRQIYSWMKFLTDERNLQLHVQATHRLQHIAQQTYSARGRDSIKVIVEITNLAGLYRSKIGEYFATLIVSEGFINAPDEVLQVLVQAALFGNSRNTTRAMKDFASSEEYSDILMELDLIVEAIAETPTGTHYNLDKLFDKINEEYFAAKLVKPRLTWSKIHTYRKFAHYEPARDRVVMSITLDDDRIPEFVVEFVLYHELLHKYHGTKLVNGRRMVHTSEFRTSERKFRLYQEAEEWLKKIASIAT
- a CDS encoding 2TM domain-containing protein, with protein sequence MTNFDSRARRTYSQEDVQKILNLAIARQADDKEKEFSYEQLQEIASELEISPDSLQQAERDWLDAQGEMQQRQAFNLHRQGKFKKRFGNYAILNIFFISLDLISVPGLSWSLYILLGCGLAVGLDAWNTFLAQGEEYEKAFQRWRRNHQVKKFFNSVVNRWLRAVSS